The segment TGGAAGGTCCCGTTCGGGAAGCATTCAGCAACTGCTTGCTCAACGTCCTTCCCTTTGACATTTGTCAAACCTAGGGATGCTAGATCATTGATCAGCTCATTGTACTTGGTCGATTGAGTAGGTTGTTTCACTCTCTTTGGTTTAGAAGTAGGTGTCGCTGTCCCTCTCGAATAGAAGAGAATCGGCTTTCCATTGACGCCGCAGTTCCGACGCCGGACCTCAACACATATCTCTTGAAGATCTTCTGGATAGAACGGTCTTTTGTTGTCCAAACGATAAAGCGGAGATGGGAAAACACCTTCCTTGACCAACTGGTAAAATCGGGCTCGACTCAATCGACAAATGCGTGCCATTTCAGAGACGGAAATGATAGTCTTTGTTCGTAATTCGACACTCATTAGACAGAATTCCTTCACAAATTAGACAGAGTTTGTACGCAGTTCGGACAAGTGATCCTGTCCAGATTGTGTCAAAATGCGTTTCCCCTGATCGTCTTTCGTGATCAGTCCGCTTCGTATCAGGAAGCTTTCAGTGACATTGCTCACTGTTCTTGTGGGGAGTCCCAATAGGGAGGCGACCACGTTTAATCTTGTGGCTCCATTACTAACGATTTCCAGATATTTCTGCTCCGTGACGTCGAGTCCGAGATGATCGATTCCCTCCAATTCACATGCTCGAAAGAGATGATCAGGAACGATGTGATGTTCACCCTCTGAACGGCAAACTCGGTGACACGACTGGAGCAGCCTAATAACAATACGGGGTGTCCCCCTTGACCGGATTGCGATCAATGGAAAGATGGTGTTTTCAACAGACCAGCCCAGCGAGAGAGCTCTTTGTTTGCATAAGGTGAAGAGTTCGTCGTCTGAGTAGTATTCGTAACGCAGCGTTAATCTCATGCGATCTCTGAGCGGTTGCAACAGGCAATGTTCATCGGTAGTTGCAAGAAGCAAAGTGAAGTCTGCAAGAGCGATGCTCTTGGGAGACTTCCCACCACTAACGATGACCTTCCGCTTGTCCAATGCAAGGTACAGGGCGGTTTGGTATTCCTTTTTGAGTTCGTGTGCCTCATCGATGAACACAATCGATTTGTCTCTTGCCGAAAGCAGGACGGCATTCAGATCAGAAGGTGTCGTAATTGATTGTCCTAATACCTCATGGAAATCACTCGCCATCTCAGAGGCGATGACCTGTGCTAGAGCGGTTTTCCCCAAGCCGGGACCACCCGTTAAAAGCGAATGGTCGAAAATCTTTCCATCCATTTGGCATGCATCTAACGCCACGGTGACTTGATCGATCACCCTCGTCTGTCCGATGAGATGGGCGAGAGAAGAAGGTGAACTTGATCTGATATCGTTATTCATTTGTTTTCTCCTTGTAGGATATATAGGTGTCAATATTTTTGTGAGGTGTCAAGGTGTGGCGACGAACTGTAGGTCATCGAACGCTTCCCGCAGTTCATTCTCATCTGGATATCCACCTTGATCGTCCCGGTTTTCGATTGCTGACGGATTGTTGTCTGAGAGCCAGCAGTAGACTTTATCTTCCCATCCCTCAGGAAGGTCGTATTCGTCCTTTAGTCGCCTCGCAGCGTCCTCCAGATTGGCGAAGGTGGCTTCTGTTTCCCGTTCGCTGTAGTCGTCCTCGTCAAGGATAGGGTAGGTGTCCATTCTCTCCTGCAATTCGAGGTAAACCTTGAATGCTTCGGTGATTTGACCATGTCTGATGACCCGAATAGAGAAGCCATCGACGTGCCCTACTGCCCAATGGTTGTGCGATTCGAAAATCACGTCAGGGTCGTCTGCTTCTGTGAAAGGTGTCATCTCTCTATCGATAACGGATGCGTTCGACAGATCGAGCAGCCCGCTGTCTCGATGGTGGGTGTAGATAATCGCCCAGTTATCAGCGTCATCTAGTTCTTCAAGTCGGTCCCAAATGAAGCAATCAAATCGTTTCCAGTTGCCAGCATATTGTTCAACAGCTTCTTCGTGTGATTGGTCACAAATGGTCATCAGTGCGTTCCTTTCGATGGATTGTTGATCGTTATGAACGCTTACGAGGTGTCCTTTCTGGACTTCATATGTTGATCAGAGAAAGGAAGCGAATATTACGCAGAGAACATTCCTCGAAGTCTCACAGTTCAGTTACTGGCGGATCGTAAAGGCAAAGCTGTTGTGAACCATTGGAAAACCGGTATTTGATTGACTTGGTTTGGTTGAGTCTCGAAAATGCTATTGTTCGGTATCCGAAATACGACAAAGACTTCTTGACCTAAGGAAAGCTTGATGAAACGACTCTTATTCGCTTTTGTGCTTCTGGTTGCGGTGGGGCAAAATGCAGTAGCCGAATCGCTAAACGTGATGACGTGGAATATTCGTTACAACAATTCAAACGACGGAATTAACGCTTGGCAAAATCGAAAAGATTGGGTGGCAGAGATCGTTATCGAAAACAAAGTCGATATCGCTGGATTCCAAGAGGTTCTCGTCGATCAACTTGAGGATTTGAAAGCACGGCTACCTCAAATGGACGTTTATGGCGTAGGTCGGAATGATGGCAAAAAAGCTGGCGAGTTTTCTCCAATATTCTTCCGTAAAGATCGATTTGAATTGCTCGATCAATCGACATTCTGGCTTTCCACGACACCCGATAAGAATGCCAGCAAGGGATGGGATGCAGACCTGCCTCGAATTGCAAGCTGGGTAAAGCTCAAAGACCGCCAGACAGGAACCGTCTTTTATGTGATGATTACGCACTTTGATCATCGTGGAAAGCAGGCACGAACTGAAAGTGCGAAACTTTTATTGAAACAGATGCGAGAACAGTTTACTGATCATCCTGTTATTCTCACTGGCGATTTTAACACGACCCCAGACTCGGCTCCGTATAAAATCCTGATTGGAAACGGTACTCAAACTCATCCAGTCTACCTTGATGCTTACAAGCATTCAGTCCAGCCCCCAGAAGGTCCAGATTCGACTTGGAACGGATTCAAAGCGGTTGTTCCTGATCGCCGAATTGATTTCGTTTTCGTTACCAAGAATGTCAAAGTCGAGTGGTTCAAGACTCTCGACGACCAGCGAGATGGTCGCTTCCCTTCGGATCACCTACCTATCGTCACGGAACTTGAACTCAAGTAGGATTGATGAATTGTGATACTGATTGTGGGAGCAGCATGAAGTAAGTCAGGCTGAAAATGCTCTAGTACGGTCCAAGCAAGAAGTGAGTAGCCTGCAATGGAATGGAGCATGATATGGTGGAATCGATGAATGGTTCTTCGTCATACGAAAATCATCACTGGGGAATAATAGTTCGTAGTATGGAGATCTGGCTGATCCTGATCTGTGCCAAAACGAATGGTGAGTTCTGCTGGTCGGGATGCTGTTGGTTCCTTTAACTTCTCGTTTAGCGGCGTGGGGAATAATTGCTCGGTTGATCTGCTGTATTCTTTCTCGAATTGCCGCTGGCACTCAGTCAGTCAGGGAAAGTTAATCATACTGGTCCGTATGGAAAGCTTCGAACAATCGAAGGGCAAACCTCTCACTCAGGTAGACACCAACTTTGGGTCGTTCGTTCTCAGCTTTTGAGTTGCACGAAAGACTGACATCGAGACACTTAGCAAGTCTCTGATGTGTGAATCCCCCTTCTTAACTATATGTCAGAGGCTGTTCTTCAAATCGTCGTACGAGTTAACTTGTTACTCGATTGCTAAACTGAAAGCATCACTGTAGATTAGTGGTTCTCAATGGTCAAGCATTCAGTAGTGACGC is part of the Polystyrenella longa genome and harbors:
- a CDS encoding Holliday junction DNA helicase RuvB C-terminal domain-containing protein encodes the protein MNNDIRSSSPSSLAHLIGQTRVIDQVTVALDACQMDGKIFDHSLLTGGPGLGKTALAQVIASEMASDFHEVLGQSITTPSDLNAVLLSARDKSIVFIDEAHELKKEYQTALYLALDKRKVIVSGGKSPKSIALADFTLLLATTDEHCLLQPLRDRMRLTLRYEYYSDDELFTLCKQRALSLGWSVENTIFPLIAIRSRGTPRIVIRLLQSCHRVCRSEGEHHIVPDHLFRACELEGIDHLGLDVTEQKYLEIVSNGATRLNVVASLLGLPTRTVSNVTESFLIRSGLITKDDQGKRILTQSGQDHLSELRTNSV
- a CDS encoding endonuclease/exonuclease/phosphatase family protein: MKRLLFAFVLLVAVGQNAVAESLNVMTWNIRYNNSNDGINAWQNRKDWVAEIVIENKVDIAGFQEVLVDQLEDLKARLPQMDVYGVGRNDGKKAGEFSPIFFRKDRFELLDQSTFWLSTTPDKNASKGWDADLPRIASWVKLKDRQTGTVFYVMITHFDHRGKQARTESAKLLLKQMREQFTDHPVILTGDFNTTPDSAPYKILIGNGTQTHPVYLDAYKHSVQPPEGPDSTWNGFKAVVPDRRIDFVFVTKNVKVEWFKTLDDQRDGRFPSDHLPIVTELELK